In Thermodesulfobacteriota bacterium, the sequence TAAATCTCGACCCTAAAGAACCCTTTGAACGCATATCCAAAGACAATGGACAAGACGAAGAATACCACGAGCCAATGAACCGGCCACCCGAATATCTGGATAGACCGGCTGGGGTAATTGACCTCGATCTTCTCCATAAAAGGGTTTTTGCCCATCGATTCATTCGCCGGATATAGCAACGAGTCCCAAAAACCGGATGAAACTACCCGGTTAACTCGGTCTAATCTACCTTCAGTTACGGTTATCTTTTTCTGAAAGCTATTGCCGTCCAGGTTAAACGTGAGGTTATGCTCCCCAGGCTCTTTTGCTCGTATTCTCCAGTTGACCTCGTTTTCCATAGGTATTCTTAATGGAGGTGTCTCCACCACGAGCCCGTCATCAGATTTGATGGATAAATCGGATAGGGCCTTCCGGTCTTTCCCGGAGAGTTTTACGGACACGATTGCCGACTCGCCGGGCTTTAGCGGCCTGTACCCGAACCAGCCGTCGAGCTGAACCAGTATTATCACCACCGGTATTATCATGAAGAGCATGGGTTTTAGAGCGTGCTTCATGTAGGTCAAATTGTGGCGCAGGATGTTCTTCTGTGCAGAAAGCTGAATCCTCAGGTCATCCTTAAACAGCCTGATTTCGAGCAGGTAGGCCTTAATCAGGTCTTTTGTCTCCTTAATCCCCTTCTGGTCGGAGGTATAACGGAATATCAAAAGCATGATTATACCGGTGACCAGGGAAAAGAGAGCCAAAGACCAAAAGGGGTCAAGAGATTGAAAAGGCCACATAAGCAGGTCAAAAAAACGGCTTAAATATAGATTGAAATAAGACATTTAATTTCTACCCCTTAGTTTAGTTTTTTAATTTGAGAATCCCCTACGGCTTGCGGGGTTTGCTAACTATCCTCCCCATTGATAGGATGGGATTAACCCCCCTGTTTCCCCCCTTACTAAGGGGGGAATTAAAGAGGGGTTCATTTCGCTTTTTACCTGTCATTTCGACTCCTTCGCTATGCTGGATAAACTCCGGGAGAAATCCTATTTCTAAGATAGTTTAAGATTCCTCCTATGCACTCGGAATGACAACATCGGCATCCTTCGACCCCGCTCAGGATGATGCTTCGACAAGCTGCAGCATGAGCGGTGGTTTATCCGCTGATACTGATAACTAAAACCCGTTTGTCCTGAGCCAAGTCCCCCCGGTTCAACCGGGGAAAGAATGAACACTTCGAGAAACCCATTCCTAAAGAAGCGGGATCTTCTCCGCATGTCATCTCCGAACGCATTAATCGGGGATCCATCTTTCTGAGAAACTGGATTCCCGCTTGCGCGGGAATGACACCCTAATATGAGTTCATTCTATATACCCCAATCCCTTCAGCCTCTTGGTAATCTCCTCCTCGCCCTCACGGGATTTCTGTTCCGATCTCTTTAATTCCTTCTCCAGGGTGTAGGAGATAAACTCCTCCACGGAACCGTATCCCGCCTGCTCCGCATGCTTTTTACACCGGTCCAACAGGTCCTTATCCAGTTTAACCTTAGGTCCGCCAAACATTATTATTACCTCCTCAGGCTTAATTTTGTTTTATAGCACTCAATACCGCAAAGACACTATTACCGACCATTCCTTCTCCCTTGGGAATGCCGAACTCGGCTAAAATCGTCGGAGCAAGGTCGGTGAGAGCCGGCTTATCCGCTTCTATCTTCTTATTAGAGAGAATAACGCCGGGAACCAAGTCAGCTTCGATCAGGTGGTCGCCGCTCCATTTCTCGTCGTTATCCCGGATGAGCGCTTTGGGGAATTTGCCCAATACCGTTTCCCAGGATGCACGGTACCCCTTGTTGTAACCGATAATGAGGTCGGGGGCGTCCTTGACGAATGGGCCGGAATATATCTCTTCAGCTCTATATACCCGGGTGATTACCTGCTCTCCGGTCTTCGGGTCCCTTATCTTGAGTAACTTTTCAGAAATCTCCTGGAGTAGAGCATCCCTCTCCCAGGGCTGAACTATCCCCTTTCCCTCCCTGCGGTAGAGATTAAGGTATAAGCCGTTGAAGCCCGCTCCATAGGCCCGGGTCTTGGACCAGTTTACATTCTGAAAAAAGTCCCCTTCCGTATCATCGGTCAATGAAGCATAGCCCTCGTTTTTAAGCCAGGTATTGAGGTTGAAGGCGCGGTAAAACGGCGCAAACCCGTGGTCGGACAACACAATCAGTGTAGTGTTTTCATCTATACTTTTAAGGGCTTTGCCCAACACCCGGTCCATGTCTATATAGGTCTGCTCGATTACCCGTCTATATTTGCTATTGGGGTCATAGGCCGGGTGATTCGGGTCCATGGTGCGCCAGAACATATGGGCAAGCTGGTCGGTCCTCCCGAAGTAAAAGAAAAGAAGGCCCGATTTAAAGCGCTTGAGCTCACGGTCGAACATCTTTAACTCCTCGTCCAGGACGATGTTGGATTGTTCGTAATACTCGCCGTCATCAAGCACATTTTCCGACAAAGCCTTTGAGTCCTCCGGAATCCCCTGTGTATAGAACGGTCCGATTTCCCTGGCCAACTCCTCCGAGTAGTCCTCGGGTGTAGAGATGGGAAGTGCAGGGGCGGATGGGTCTATATTGACCGGGCTGACATACATCTTGAAATTAGGACGAACCTCTTTGAGATAAAAACGAGCTATGCCGCTCACGCTTTGAAGAAGAGGAATTATCTTATAATTCACCGTAACCCAGTCGCTCCATTCCCCCTGCTTGAGTATAATCTCCTGGTCGTCTAGAACGACCTTTGCCACCGGGTTCTCCGGGTCTATATACACGGTAAAATCGGCGGCAGTCTCTGGGCTACCCTTCCTCAGGGTGTTCTTAGGGCCGGGCAGTTTTGATTGAAAACTGTTACCGACAACCCGGATTGGAAAAACCTTGCCACCAGAAATTTCATCGCTATATTCATCCGGTTTATTCGTATAAAAGGAGAATGTTCCATACGTCCCCTGTATATCCGGAGTCCCCATGCCGGAGAGCTGGTACACTGGCATCTTTGTATCCGCAGGAGGAAAGTTTGCCGGGACACGGAATATAGTAGTGGGAACATCCTTTTCCTCCAGATACTCCCAGAATGCCCGGCCCTCCCTCAAGAGGGTAACCTTTCCGCTGGATAGAGGAATAATCCAGCTACCAATGCTGATGGTTTTATCCGCCGACTCGGTCCTGGAGGTGGAGAGGTAGGGGATCATTGTAGCCGGGTCCCGGTGGATAAAGTCGAAGATACCGTGTCCGCCCGGGTTCATCCCGGTAATAAAGTTAGCCCAGGCTACCGGACTCTGAGGAGGCATGCTGGTGGTGAGGGGCTTGAAGTCCCCGGTTTTCATCAGGTGTTCAAAATTGGGAAGCTTCCCCTCATCTACCAGGGTCTTGAGTATTTTCGGGTCCATTCCGTCAAAACCCAGGACCAGTACCTTCTTTGTAGTAGCCTCGGATGAACCCTTACTTTCACCGCACCCGCTCACCACTGTAAGGAAACTGAGACCAATTATGAAAAAGACTACGCTTACTATAATGTTTTGACCTTTCACCTTTCTACTCCCCTGTTATTCGAAATTTTATTTCCACCATCCTAACCCCAACAATTCTCCTCCCCCCTTGAGGGAGAGCTTATTTCCATTCACCCCCATCCTGACCTTCCCCCGTCAAGGGGGAAGGAAGAAGAAATTTCCTCCCCCCTTGCGGGGGAGGATTAAAGGTGGGGGGGTTCATTTTCATCCCCCCATCCTGACCTTCCCCCTCAAGGGGGAAGGAATAATTGTGTCTTTTTCCTGTCATTGCGAGCGATAGCGAAGCAATCTCGTCTTTCTTCAAGGGATCGCTTCGTCATTTCATTCCTCGCAATGACGCCTAATGTCATAATCGGCCTCACCCGCGTTCTCCTCCCCACTTGCGGGGGAGGATGAATATGACAAATATAAGAAAACCCTCAGCCTACCCCGCCTTCACCTTTTTCACCCTTTCTTCTTCCTCCCACTTTTCCTCGACCGGCGGCAAAGTCTCTCTATCCTGTCCGGGCTGGACCAGCGGCTTACCCTTCATATACTTGGGGATATCCACCCCGAAAAGTTTGAGCACGGTGGGGGCAACGTCTTTGATATCGGGTTTATCGGTATTAATCCGGCGGTTGGAAAATAAAACACCCGGAACGACCTTGGGGTCAACGCAATGATCCCCGCTCCAGTGCTTAGTGTTGTCCTCGAACACCTGCTCGGTTACCCGGCCGGTGGCGCAAGACCAGGAATTCCTGTATCCGGCATTATATCCTATTAGAAGGTCGGGGGCATCGTAGGTGTACGGGCCGGAATAAGCACTGTCCGTATCGACGACGCTCAGGATGGCCACATCCCCAGTAGCCTCATCCACAAGGCCGGTCAATTTCTCTATCAACTCCCTCTTCAGGTTACGAAGCTCATCCCCTTCTTCTACGATACCGTTTGCCTCCCTCCCGCTTCTGTTGATGAAAACGCCAGTCAAGCCCAGGGAAAAGGCCTTCGTCTTCTCCCAGTCCACGCTCTCAAACCAGTCCCCGCTGGTGGTCTTGCCGTCCTTGAGGGTTAAATAACCGTTCTTGAGGAACCAGGTATTGAGGTTCACCCCTCTCTTAAACTGAGTAAACCCATGGTCTGACATCACGATGACCACGGTTTTTTCGTCTATCCTCTCCAAGACGCGGCCGAGCATCTGGTCCACACGCATATAGAGGTCTTCGATAACCCCTTTATACTTCTCCACTTCCTTTCCCCGGTTTGCCGGATGGGCCTCATCCAGGCACCGGAAAAACATGTGCTGAATGCGGTCGGTGGTGTCGAAAACGCAGGTACAGAGACCCTTTGGGGTCCTCTCCAGGGCTTTTAAAAACATCTTCTCGCGTTCTTCGTAGAGGTAATAGGCTTGCTTAAGGAATGCGTCTTCATCGATAGCCCCCTCGTTAAGGGCCCAAGTATCCTCGGCTAGTCCCAGGGTGCCGTAAGAACCGATAAGTTTGGCCAGATAGACCGAGTATATGAAGGGGTGGGAAATGGGCAGTGCCGGATTCTCCGGGTCGATATTGAGCGGGGTCACGTAAAGCTCGAATTCCGGGCTCAGGCGGTTTATATAAAAGCGGCAGATACCGTGCACCTTTATCCCCAGCCCGGCTCTAAAGGTAACCCGAACCCAGGGGGAATAAACACCCGGCTCGAGCTCAAAGCTCTGGTCAGACACCTCGATCCTGGCCCGGTTTTTCTCTTTGTCCACTTTGATTTTTAGAGGAACCTTAAGCTCCCCTCCCCCCTTAACCAAACTGTTTTCCGGCCCATGGATAAAGGTATTGATAGTATCGCTATTCAACCTTACCTGATAACCCACGCCGCCCGTTTTTGTCCTGGTGTCGCTTTCACTGGTGGTGTAATAGGAGAACGTCCCCTGAGACCCCTTCAGGTCTGGAGTGCACATACCGGAGAGGAGGACACCGTTAAACTTCTCTGGAGGGAAGGTAATGGGCACTCGCAATACCGAACTGAACACCCCGCTCTCTCCGAGTATCTTCCAGAAGGGCTGGCCCTTTCGGAGAAGCTTCATTTTCGGCTTTCCCAGGGGGATCATGTATTTGCCGATGGGCAGGATCTTGGACGCCTTTCCTATCTCTGCCGAAGAAAGCATGGGCAGATAGGTGCACGGGTCGCGGGTGATAAAATCAAATATGTTGTGGTATGAGGGATCAACGCCGGTCATGAATGAAGACCAGGCAACCGGGGATATGGAAGGGTAGCTCGTAGCCAGCGGGGCAAAAGCGCCTTCTTTCTTCAACTTAAGGAAATTAGGAAGCTTGCCCTCGTTCATGAATTTATCGGCAAGCTTAGGGTCCATACCGTCAAGGCCAATCACCACCACCCTCTCCACCTCACCCTTCACCCTTTTTCCCTTACGCAGCAAGGCCCTCAGGATAAACCGGAGAGGCCAGGAAAGGAGGTAGAAGAAGGCCAGGGCAAACGTGACGAACAGTATCAAAAATGAGGACAGGAATGCAAAGCCGGCCCCCGGGCCGATGTAGGCCTGGGCACTCTCCGGACGGTTAATTAGCATAAAAACAAGAAACATAAAAAGCATAAACAATCTTCCAAAATTGTTGAACATTATTCACCCCTTAGTTCTTTTTACTCAATATATCCCAAGGCCTTTAATTCTTCGATCGCCTCCTTATCGAGAACTACCTCTCCTACATCCTTTTTTTTCGTAGCCCTCTCCGAAATCACTCCGAGAGCTATTTTGCGGAACTCCGCAGCCTCTTCTTGTTTTGAAGCTATAATATTGTCTCTCTCATGTGGATCAGTGACCAAGTCATAAAATTCCTCTCCCTTTTCGCTTTGAAAGTATATGTATTTGAATTTCTCTGTCCTGATTGCCAAGGTATCACCTCTCTCGCTGTATGCATAACCAGGAAAATCAATTTCGCCGTCTTTTTTGCCATCGGCACTAAGGAAACTCAATAAACTGAATCCGGCTAGGCTGTGGCCAACCCTTATTCCCAGATAATCAAGTATGGTAGGCATGACATCGATCAGACGAACCTGGCTCTTAACTACCTCCCCTCCATATTGCGAGTTAGGAAACTTAATAATCAAAGGAACTCTAATTAATTCCTCATAAGGGGCTTTACTATGTCCAAGATACCCATGCTCCATAAAGCCATCTCCATGATCAGCGGTGACGATTATTATGGTATCGTCGTACAAACCGGCCATTTTTAGTTCATCCAGGAGAACTCCAATACGATGATCTATATATGTTAATAACCCGTCATAATACGCCATCAGTTGATCAACATCCTTCTTAGTTATTCCTTGCAAGATCTTCTTTCGAAACCCGGAGGTATTCGAAAAATCAATGCCTGAATAAACATCGCTGTAAATACCATACATGGTATCATAGGGAGGCTTTGGCCTGTAGGGATCATGCAAGTCATTGTAGTGAAGATAGGCAAAGAAATTGCTATTACTTCCGGCCAGACTTAGCCATTCAGTAAACTCCTTATTGACCTCTTCTATCAGACCGAGGTTGTCATCATATTTTACAAAACCCTGAGCAAACCCCGTGGCGGATTTCATGTGGTTTCCTTTGGTCCAAGCCATAGTCAAGAATCCATTTTGGAAAAGAACCTCAGCAAGAGTTGTTTCCTGTTCATTTAAAACACCCGATACTATACTGCCATTGGCCTCCTCGATCTTATCGACACCATGCTGGTAAGGGTAAAGCGAAGTAAAAAGGGAGGCCATGCTGGTTTGAGTCCAGGTAGATTGGCTTATGGCTTGAGTGAAAACCACAGCATCCTTTGATAACTCATCTATATTCGGTGTAGTTTTTCGATTGTAACCATATAAGCTTAGATGGTCTGCCCGCAAACAATCTATCAAGAGGATCATTACATTAGGAGAATCATTAGGGTATAGCCTGTGTGTCAACAATGTCGAGAGGTTAAGAAGTAGCACTATGCCGATTAACAGGCTTAGACCCCGAATATTGACAACAGGAGCCTCCAAAACTCTTCTTTTCGTCCAGAAGAAAAACAGTATCGAAACCAAAAACCACAATGCTATAAAAACCGCACCCCAGATAAGGAGGCTCTGGATAAGTTTACTCAATCCACCCGTGAATATTATTTGGTCAGCATAATAGAATAAAAAGATGAAAACCGCAGTCAGCGCAATGGCACTGGATAATAGGCAAGCCCTCCTAACATTTCCAAGCACACTGTGTAGATTCAAGAAAGCTATAAGATAGACCGAAGTGAAAATAAAGACGATGGGTATGCTCTTATTAATATTGTGTTCCAATAAATTTAAAACAGGTAAAAAGAATCCATTCGAGGCATAGACCCAGGCTTCATAGAAACCCAAGATAACACCTATACTTATACCCAATACTAATGCTAGAGTCAGAGCTTCGACCAAATATCTAAAAATGTTAGTTTTAAGAAGTTTTCTTATCATGATGCAGCATCTCTAGGATCACTGGATATAACCCAGGGCCTTCAAATCCTCGATTGTATCTTTATCTATAACCACTTCTGTCGATTCTTTTTCTTTTCTTTTCTTGGCAATATCCAACGCTACTCTTCGGAACTCTTCCACCTTGGCGGGCGATACCACATCAATAATGTTATTTTTCTCTTGAGGATCAACACTAAGATCATAAAATTCGTCTTCTTTGCCCTGGATATTAATATATTTGAATTTCCCCGACCTAACCGAGGTTGCCGTGGTCATAGCCGATACAAATTCGGAGTAAGCATACTCGGGGAATTTCCCATCGAAGTCGTGATTATCATCGAAGTAAGC encodes:
- a CDS encoding alkaline phosphatase family protein; amino-acid sequence: MKGQNIIVSVVFFIIGLSFLTVVSGCGESKGSSEATTKKVLVLGFDGMDPKILKTLVDEGKLPNFEHLMKTGDFKPLTTSMPPQSPVAWANFITGMNPGGHGIFDFIHRDPATMIPYLSTSRTESADKTISIGSWIIPLSSGKVTLLREGRAFWEYLEEKDVPTTIFRVPANFPPADTKMPVYQLSGMGTPDIQGTYGTFSFYTNKPDEYSDEISGGKVFPIRVVGNSFQSKLPGPKNTLRKGSPETAADFTVYIDPENPVAKVVLDDQEIILKQGEWSDWVTVNYKIIPLLQSVSGIARFYLKEVRPNFKMYVSPVNIDPSAPALPISTPEDYSEELAREIGPFYTQGIPEDSKALSENVLDDGEYYEQSNIVLDEELKMFDRELKRFKSGLLFFYFGRTDQLAHMFWRTMDPNHPAYDPNSKYRRVIEQTYIDMDRVLGKALKSIDENTTLIVLSDHGFAPFYRAFNLNTWLKNEGYASLTDDTEGDFFQNVNWSKTRAYGAGFNGLYLNLYRREGKGIVQPWERDALLQEISEKLLKIRDPKTGEQVITRVYRAEEIYSGPFVKDAPDLIIGYNKGYRASWETVLGKFPKALIRDNDEKWSGDHLIEADLVPGVILSNKKIEADKPALTDLAPTILAEFGIPKGEGMVGNSVFAVLSAIKQN
- a CDS encoding alkaline phosphatase family protein, yielding MLFMFLVFMLINRPESAQAYIGPGAGFAFLSSFLILFVTFALAFFYLLSWPLRFILRALLRKGKRVKGEVERVVVIGLDGMDPKLADKFMNEGKLPNFLKLKKEGAFAPLATSYPSISPVAWSSFMTGVDPSYHNIFDFITRDPCTYLPMLSSAEIGKASKILPIGKYMIPLGKPKMKLLRKGQPFWKILGESGVFSSVLRVPITFPPEKFNGVLLSGMCTPDLKGSQGTFSYYTTSESDTRTKTGGVGYQVRLNSDTINTFIHGPENSLVKGGGELKVPLKIKVDKEKNRARIEVSDQSFELEPGVYSPWVRVTFRAGLGIKVHGICRFYINRLSPEFELYVTPLNIDPENPALPISHPFIYSVYLAKLIGSYGTLGLAEDTWALNEGAIDEDAFLKQAYYLYEEREKMFLKALERTPKGLCTCVFDTTDRIQHMFFRCLDEAHPANRGKEVEKYKGVIEDLYMRVDQMLGRVLERIDEKTVVIVMSDHGFTQFKRGVNLNTWFLKNGYLTLKDGKTTSGDWFESVDWEKTKAFSLGLTGVFINRSGREANGIVEEGDELRNLKRELIEKLTGLVDEATGDVAILSVVDTDSAYSGPYTYDAPDLLIGYNAGYRNSWSCATGRVTEQVFEDNTKHWSGDHCVDPKVVPGVLFSNRRINTDKPDIKDVAPTVLKLFGVDIPKYMKGKPLVQPGQDRETLPPVEEKWEEEERVKKVKAG
- a CDS encoding sulfatase — encoded protein: MIRKLLKTNIFRYLVEALTLALVLGISIGVILGFYEAWVYASNGFFLPVLNLLEHNINKSIPIVFIFTSVYLIAFLNLHSVLGNVRRACLLSSAIALTAVFIFLFYYADQIIFTGGLSKLIQSLLIWGAVFIALWFLVSILFFFWTKRRVLEAPVVNIRGLSLLIGIVLLLNLSTLLTHRLYPNDSPNVMILLIDCLRADHLSLYGYNRKTTPNIDELSKDAVVFTQAISQSTWTQTSMASLFTSLYPYQHGVDKIEEANGSIVSGVLNEQETTLAEVLFQNGFLTMAWTKGNHMKSATGFAQGFVKYDDNLGLIEEVNKEFTEWLSLAGSNSNFFAYLHYNDLHDPYRPKPPYDTMYGIYSDVYSGIDFSNTSGFRKKILQGITKKDVDQLMAYYDGLLTYIDHRIGVLLDELKMAGLYDDTIIIVTADHGDGFMEHGYLGHSKAPYEELIRVPLIIKFPNSQYGGEVVKSQVRLIDVMPTILDYLGIRVGHSLAGFSLLSFLSADGKKDGEIDFPGYAYSERGDTLAIRTEKFKYIYFQSEKGEEFYDLVTDPHERDNIIASKQEEAAEFRKIALGVISERATKKKDVGEVVLDKEAIEELKALGYIE